Genomic DNA from Gallaecimonas xiamenensis 3-C-1:
TCGATGGCGGTATTTTCTTCGGTGCTGAGATCGGCCATGGGCGCTATTTGGATATTGGTGGCAACGGACAGCATGGCAGTCTTGTTGTCATCGTCCAGCCCTTCGACCTGGTTCTCCAGGGTCAGGGCCATATCCTGGCCTATGGCACTTTCGTTGACCCTGGCTTGGAAGCTTAGGGACATCTGGCTCTCTTCAGGGCCGCGATAGTCGAGACAGACCACCACACCCTCCTGGATCTGGTTCAGGCTCTCATCGTAGGCCACTTGGGTGCCAAGGTAGCCGTAGATGGGACCGAAGGCATCAAGAGGACCCTGGAAGCCTTTGACACCGACACTGCCGCCGATATTGGCCGGGAAGCCGGCAACACCGGCCAGCTGCCCGTCCAGCTTACCGTAGGCAAAGATGATCTCCGGCTGCCCTTTCTCAAACTTGTAATCGAGGTTGATGAAGGCCTCGAAGTCGAAGCTGTCGTTGGGCGTGGAGCCGTCTATGGTCTGGGTGTAGACATTGTCCCACTCGACGATCAGGGTCTTGCTGTTGTCGCTATGGGTTAGGCCTGCCACCGAGATGCCGGCCAGGGCATCGCCGAAAGACGGGCTGTAGTCCACCGCAAAGAGCCCGCGCCACAGGGGGGCTATCACGCTGTAGGGGAAACCGTCGAAGGGCAGCGGATAGTGGAAGGGCCAGAACAGGGGCAGGCCTTCGAGGTCGATGAAGCCGGCCGGGTTGATGGTGACCGTCTGGGTGCGGCTATAAGCCTGGTTGTGGTAGAGGCTGACGCCTTCATTGGCGGCCAAGTCATACCAGATCCAGGACAGATCCAGGGGCGCCTCGGCGGTGTAGCCGCCGTCCCATAAAGGCAACGGTGACACGCCGTAGCTGGCCAAGTCCTTATAGCCGCCGTCGGTGTCGCTGTTGATGTCGGGCGTGCGGCATTGGGCGTCGGTCAGGGACGTGCTGGTCTGGTAACGGGGCAGCAGATCGGCGGTGTTGGGCTGCACGCCGCTTAGGCTGATGCTGTTGCCATCCACTACCAGTTCCTGGTCGCCAAGGGTGCCAAGCGCCACGGAGTCGGGCAGCAGGGTCAGCCCCTCCGGCAGCGCCAATCCCAGGCTGAATTGCCTGTCCAGGCCCTGGATATTGGGAGTGACCTTGACTGAGAAGTCGATGACATCGCCAGGCTTGGCCTTGGTTTTACTGACCTTGAAGCTGACATCGTCCGCCTCACGCACCACTTTGAGCGGGATCAACCCCAGGTTGTCCTTGCTGCCCTGATGGCCCAGGCTCAACATGGCATAACGGAAATCACCTTCGCTGAAGTCGTCCAGGGCCCAGTTGAGGGTAACGGTAGCCGGGTTGACACCGTCTGTACTGGCCGGCACCGACAGGCTGGCATCGGTGGCAACGTCTTTGCTGACGATGGCAGTAGCCACCTTGAAGCTGTCGGTGGCCGTTTCGCCATAGGGCAGGGCGTTGGCGTAGTTGTTCAGCACCACCCAATAGTTACCGGCGCTGGGTTCGTTGATATTGCAGTAGTTGTTGATGGTCGAGGCGTTGGACAGGCAGATGGCTTCGGTGTCGAACTGTGGCAGGCCGTCACCGTTGATGTCCTTGCCGATGACCACGGTCAATGAACCTTGCTTATAGGGCTCTTCGATGCTCGATTCAACCAGACCCAGGCTTTCGACGATCAGGCGGGCGGTATTGGCCGGCACTTCCAGAATGCGCAGGCTGGTACCGTCGGTGATGTCGTCCCACAGCTCATAGTTGCTGTCCTGCTTGAGGGTCAGGGTTTCGATGGCGGGTTTGACCAGGGCCGTTACCTCGCCGTCCAGGCTGTCGGTGGCGGGCAGGGTCAGGTGGTTGATGCCAAATTGCCCCTTGTTGCGGTTGACCGGCACCTGCATGGCCTCGGGCAGGCGGCCGTGGCTGAACTTGGCTTGCACCGGCAGGTGCAAAGCTGGCAGGGCGGCATCGCTTGGGGTCAGCGTCAACTGGCCATCCAGGAAGAACTCGGAGTTGCCAAGAGGGGTTTGGGCATCGAGGATGGAGGCGGTCACCATCACCGTCTGGGTTTGCCCGGCCTGCAGGCTGAACTGCTTGGGATGGACGTCCAGCACGTAGGACAGTTCGCCGGTGTCGGTGGCCAGTTCCCAGGTACCGTCACGGGTGGCGGTGAAAGTGCGCAGCCAGGAACAGGTGCCCAGGCATTGGCTGTTGACCATGCTTGGCAGGTTCAGGGCTTTGACATCGCCTCCGTTATGGGGATTGGCTGCCATGAAATCGTCGACCGGCACGTCCATCACCAGGCCCGTGTCGATGGCCTTGGCGACATTGATGCGCCCGGCGCCGGCTTGCCAGAGATTGGCTTTTTCGCCTTTCCACCAGACCTGCTCTGCCGTCATCATCAGCGCCGACAGCACTTCGGCGTCGCTCCAGTCCGGGTGTGCTTGTTTAAGTAGCGCCATGGCCCCGGCCACATGGGGGCTGGCCATGGATGTGCCTGACAGATAGCTCCAATCGCTGGACACCGGGCTTTCGCTGAATGGGTGCTCGTCGGCGTAGGCGGCATAGATATCAACACCGGGGGCGGCCAGGTCGGGGATCAGGTAATCGCCGTGGGTATTGGCCGGGCCCCTGGAAGAGAAATAGGCCAACTGATCGCCAGCGCTCGGATCATAGGTTTCCTCTATCAGGGCTGCTTCTATGGTGCCGCTGTGGCCGCTGCCACTGGCCAGCCAGGTTTTCAGCTGCTCGCCTTCGCTTATCCCCAGATGGATACCCGGCAGGGAGTAGACGTCGTTTACCGGCGTGGTGTCTGGGCTCACATCCACCAGAATAAAGCCACCGGCACCGCCGGCTTTGATGTTGTCGGCTTTCTCCACCCGGGCGTTATCGCCCCTGTCGCAAACCACGATCTGGTCGCTGCTGAAGGTACCGGCAGGGAAGGAGGCCAGGCAGAGGGCGTCGCCAAAGTCGCCTGCATAGACGATGTTGCCGGTGAAGGCGTCGGTGATCCCCAGGCCTTGAAGATTGGCCGGTGCCGTGGTGTCGCCACCACTCAAATCCTTGAGGTAGCGGTCGTGAACCAGGATACCGTCGGGAATGGTGGTAGCACCCACCGTGGCCAGCCAGGGGCTGGAATGGTCGGCCGAACCGTAATATTCCTGCCAGCCGTCACCGCCGCTGTTGCCGGCGGCGGCAGCCACGGATACGCCGGCCTGGCGGGCCGACAGGAAGGCCAGCTCGACGCTGTCTTCCCAGGGGAACTTCTCGCTGCCGCCGATGGAGAAGTTGATGACGTCCACGCCGTCTTCAATGGCTTGCTCGATACCGGCAACCAGGGCATCGGTTGGGCAACCGGCATAGAGGTCGCCGCTGTTGCCCGGGTAGCAGACCTGGTAAGTGATGAGGTTGGCATGGGGGGCCATGCCGGAGAGGCGTTCGAAGGTAAAGCCGGTGTCGACACCGTCACCGTTACCCACCGAGGCCAGCTGCAGCGGTACGGCGTCCAGCACGTTACCCACGGCGGTGGAGGCGGTGTGGGAGCCGTGACCGTTATAGTCCTCACCAATGGCCGGGCGGCCTTCGGCGAAGTAGGGATCTTGGAAAGTATCGGTGATGATGGGGGTGGACCAGATACCGATCAGCTTGTCGTTACAGCGGTCTTCAAAACCGGCCTTGGTACAGTCATGGAGGTAATGGCCGCTGCCGAGGGGGTTGGCTATCTTGACCCCGTCAGCGCCGGTGTCGGCAAAGCTGGGGTGATCGGAGTTTACGCCGGTGTCGATGATTCCCACCACCATGCCGTCACCCAGGTAGCCAACGCCACTGGCGGTATTGCCTGCCCAAACGTCGCCTGCTCCTATGTGCTTGGCACCGGTGTCAGACAGCAGCTGGCGCATTTGCACCCGCTCGATATGGGCCACTTCCGGCAGTTCTGCCAGGCGCTGTGCTTGCGCTTGGCTTAACTGGGCGACCATGCCGTTGATGGCCAGTTGGAACTGGGCCTGGGGGCTGACGCTAACCCCCAGTTTGCTGGCGCTGCTGATAAAGTGGCTTTGCTTTTGCTCCAACAACGCCTTGTAACGGCTGGCGGCCGTACCTTTGAGATCAAGCTTTTGCTCACCGCTGCGGCTCGACACCAGGGCTGAGCCATAGCCTTGTAACTCACCGCCATATTGGCTGAGCGGTTTGTCTTTCAAGCGAATAATGTAGCGGTGGCTGCCGGTCAGGCCCGCTTCGGGGCTGAACTTGCGGCTGGGGGTAAGGGCAATGTTCAGGCCTTTGTTCTGCTTTAGGTTATCCGCCTGTTGGCGGCTCTTAAGCTGGCTGATGGCCTGGCTTGGTAGGGTCAGTTGGTGCAGTTGTGCACCGGTTGCACCAAGGGCTACGCAGGCGGTAGCCAGGGCAAGGTAGATAGGTGTTTTTTTCATGTGTCCTTCCGAGACAATATCGTTGTATTGGGTGCCTCACGGGCCTCGGAATAACAAACACTTCACATCTTGCCTGCAATGCCACCATACAAAATGCTACAGGTCATAAAACGGGTGTGACACAGGGGGCTCGGTTTAATTTCCTTTTTAATCAATGGCTTAATTGTATGTTTTTGCGCTATATCTTGAGGTTGGTCAAGCGCTGCTCAGTCATATTGTTACAATTGTGTGTTGCCTGCGGGCGCCGTGCTCAAGGCCAATAACTCCAGCTTGGTCAGGTGCAACTGGTCCTGCTCGTCCAGGGTAAATTCGCAGACAAAGGTGATGGGGTCTCTGGGTTTGAGAGCGGTGCCGCTTACCACCACCAATTGGTTCTGATGCTGCACCTGAAGATGGTCGGTGCGCACCATACCCAGGCGGCCCCTGACCGCCAATTCGCAAAGACGGGTTGCCTGGGCGCTATAGGGGCTGGGAAAGGGCTGGGCCAACTGGGCGGCAAACAAGAGGCTGGACAGCAACATCAAGATCTCCTTTGGTTACGGTTATTGTGGCGCGGCCAAGGCGTCATTGCCAAGCCCGGGGCTTTGACTGGGCGCCGATATCCAGTAGCCTAGAAGGAACGTCATGACCCGGACCTTTATGCGCGCTTTGTTGTTCACCCTCGCCTTGAGCCTTTGCCTTGTCCTTCAGGGGATAAGCCTTGGCGCGCACCTGGCCGACAACCACAGCGATCATCAGGCCAGCAGCCATCTGAGCACGCAGGACCTGGACCAAAAAGCCCATCAGGAATGTGCCCATAGCCATTGCCATGCCGGCCACATGACGGCAGCCCCCCTTTCCCATAGCCTCTTGGCCTTCGAGCCCGGTGCGTCCCTGCACAGGGCACCGGACTTTGTGGCGCGCCTGGCGCCACCCAGCCACCCCTTAAGGCCTCCTATCGCTTAACGCCCGGCGCCGCAGAGCGGCATTGGTCTTTATTCGATAACGAGGTAATCCATGAAACAGCTTTATCTCCTGGGGCTTTTGGCCCTGGGCGCGGCCTATGCGCAGGCCGAACCTGCCGAAGGCCTGGTGCTGGACGGTCAACAGCAGCGCCTTGCCGGCATCAGCGTCACTACCCTGGCACCCGGCCCCCTTTACCAGCCCCTGCGCCTGGCGGCCGAACTGCACACCCCTTTTGACAGCCAGGCCATTATCGCGCCCAGGCTGGACGCCACCGTCCTTAGCCGCCAGGCAAGCCTTGGGGACAAGGTCAGCCCAGGGCAGGCCCTGGTCACCCTCTACAGTGAAGGCCTGGCCGAGCGGCAAACGGCCCTGCGCCTGGCCTGGCTGGACTGGCAAAGGGCCAAAGGTCTCAAAGGCACCTTGTCGGACAGCGAGCGGGACTTGCTTCGCACCCGCTACCAGGATGCCAGGGCGGCGGTACTGGCCGCCGGTGTGGCCGAGGCACAATTGGCGGCGGTGGAATCCCACCAGGCCTTTGCCTTGGGCCAGTACCAGCTGCACTCCCCCTTGGCGGGCCTGGTGATGAGCGATGAGTTTGTGGTGGGCCAGCGCATCATAGCCGGCACTGCGCTATTGACGGTGGCGGACGAGTCCAGGCTCTGGGTACAGGCCAGCCTGCCCGCCGACACCCGCCTTAGCCTGGCCCCTGGTGACAGCGCCTGGGTCGAGGTGGCCGGGGAGCGGCGAGCGGCCAAGATCGAGGCTCTGGCCCATCAACTGCAAACCGACACCCGCACCCGCAGCCTGCGCCTGAGCCTGGCCAATGCGGACCACCAATGGCACGCCGGCCAGTTCGCCACTGTGGAGCTGGCCCAGCCCCTGGGCCGCCAGGGGCTGGTGTTGGGGGAAGAGGCCCTGGTGCGCTCGCCGGACGGCGACTGGCAGGTGTTTGTGGCCCGGGACGGGCGCTTTGTACCCCAAGAGGTGCAAAGGGGCCAGGCGGTCCTGGGGGGCTTTGTGGTCGAGGGGCTGGCCCCTGGCAGCCAGGTGGTCAGCCAGGGCGCCTTTTTCCTGGCGGCAGAGCTGGCCAAGGCCGGCTTTGACCCCCACGGCCACTAGGAGGCGCCATGCTGAATCGTTTGATTGATGCCAGTATCCGCCATCCCTGGCTGGTGCTGCTGCTGGTGCTGCTGGCAACGGCCCTTGGCCTATGGCGCCTGCCGGCCCTGGACTTGGACGCCTTCCCCGACGTGACCAATGTCCAGGTCACCCTCAACACCGAGGCCAAGGGTCTGGCGGCCGAGGACGTGGAAAAGCTCATTACCTATCCGGTGGAGTCGGTGCTTTATGCCTTGCCCGACGTCGAGGAGGTGCGCTCCGTGTCCAAGACTGGGCTGTCGGTGGTGACAGTGGTGTTCAAGGAGGGGGTGGACATCTATTTTGCCCGGCAACTGGTGCTGGAAAGGTTGCAGGCAGCCCAGGCCCTTATTCCGGAGGGGGTCGGCCAACCCAGCCTTGGGCCCAATACCTCGGGCCTTGGGCAAGTGTTCCAGTATCTGCTTAGGGCAAGCCCAGACAGCGGCCTGGACGCCATGAGCCTTCGCAGCCTCAACGATTACCTGGTCAAGCTGATGCTGATGCCGGTGGACGGGGTCACCGACGTATTGTCCTTTGGCGGCCAGGTGCGCCAGTTCCAGGTGCAGGTCGACCCGGACCGGCTGCTGGCCTTTGGCATCAGTTTCGAGCAATTGGCCGATGCCATCGAAAAGGGCAACCAGAACGCCGGCGGCTGGTACCTGGACCGGGGCCAGGAGCAGCTGGTGGTGCGGGGCGCCGGTTGGTACCGACCGGGCCAGCAGGGCCTGGACGACATTGCCGACACCGTGGTGCAGGCCCGCCAAGGGCGCATCATCCGGGTACGTGATCTGGCTGAAGTGGGCTTTGGCGGCGAGGTGCGCCAGGGAGCGGTGTCCATGACCCGGCGCCAGCAAGGGCAGGTGGTGTCCCTGGGGGAGGTGGTCTCCGGCATCGTCCTTAAACGCATGGGGGCCAATACCCAGGCCACCATAGCCGGTATCCAGGAGCGGTTGCCGGCCATTGCGGCGGCCCTGCCGGCCGGTGTTACCCTGGAGCCGGTCTACGACCAGTCCGACTTGGTCGCCAAGGCCGTGGCCACCGTTACCCAGGCCCTGGCCCAGGCCTTTGTCTTTATCCTGGTGGTGCTGGCGCTCTTTCTTGTTAACCTGCGGGCCACCTTTTTGGTGCTGGTCACCATACCCCTGGCGCTGCTGATGAGCCTGACCTGGATGTCCTTTCTGGGGATCTCGGCCAACCTGATGTCCCTTGGGGGGCTGGCCATCGCCATCGGCATGCTGGTGGACGGGGCCGTGGTGATGGTGGAGGGGATTTTCCGGGAGTTTGCCGGCCAGCAAAGGCCACAGGCCCGAAAGGTGGTGGGGCTAGCCTGCCGCCAGGTGGCAAGGCCCAGCTTCTTTGCCGCCCTTATCGTGCTACTGGTGTTTACCCCGCTCTTTGCCCTGCAGGGGGTGGAAGGCAAGCTCTTTATCCCCATGGCCCTGTCGATGATGCTGGCGCTGGCCACGGCGGTGTTGCTGGCCATGACATTGGTGCCGGCCCTGGCGGTATTGCTCTTTGCCAAGGGGGTCAGGCCCCGTGCCAACCGGCCCTTACAGGCCCTTGAGGCAGGCTATGGCAGGGTCTTGTCTTTTTGTATGGCAAGGCCCAAGAGCTTGGTGCTGGGGGCGCTGTTGCTGGTGGCCGGTACCCTGATGCTGCTGCCTCGCCTGGGCACCGAGTTCGTACCGGAGCTGGAGGAGGGCACCTTGAACATCAGGGTGACCCTGGCGCCGTCGGCAAGCCTGGATACGGCGCTGGCGGTGGCCGGCAAGCTAGAGCAGCAGCTGCTGGCCTTTCCCGAGGTGGACTATGCCCTGTCGCGGGTGGGGCGCCCGGAGCTGGGGGGCGATCCGGAGCCGGTGTCCAATATCGAGATCTACCTTGGCCTAAAACCCCTCGACCAATGGCAAAGTGCCGACACCAGACCGGCGCTCCAGGCCAAGATGGAGGCGGCCCTTTCCCGCCACCCGGGATTGCTGCTGACCTTCTCCCAGCCCATCGCCACCCGGGTGGACGAGCTGCTGTCCGGCGTCCGGGCCCAACTGGCCATCAAGCTGTTCGGCCCGGACCTTGAGGTGCTGGCCCTTAAAGGCGCCGACCTTGAAGCCCTGGTCAAGGCCGTGCCTGGCACCCGGGACGTGGCCCTGGAGCAGTTGGGTGGGGAGGCGCAACTGGTGGTCAGACCCAAGCGGGAGCGCTTGTCGCAGCTTGGCATGACGGTGGCGGATCTGATGGCGCTGGTGTCGGACGGCATAGGTGGCCGGCAGGTAGGCCAGGTGGTGGACGGTAACGAGCGCTACGACGTGCAGCTGCGCCTGGCCGCTGCTCACCGTAAGGACATGGCCCGGCTGAACGCCCTGTGGCTGACCAGCCCCCAGGGCTATAGGGTGCAACTGCGTGATATTGCCGAGCTGAGCCTGGAGCAGGCCCCCATTCAAATTCGCCGGGACGACGTGCAGCGCCGGCTGGTGGTGCAGGCCAACGTGGCCGGGCGCGACATGGGGTCGGTGGCGGCCGATATCAACGCCAAAGCGGCGGCCGAACTGGCCCTGCCCCCCGGCTACTACCTCAAGATTGGCGGCCAGTTTGAAAACCAGGCCAGGGCCCAGGCCCGGCTGATGCTGGTGGTGCCCCTGTCGTTGGGGCTGATTGCCCTGTTGCTGTACTGGACCTTCGGCTCTATGGCCCAGGCGGCCCTGGTGATGTCGGCGGTGCCCCTGGCCCTGGTGGGGGGGATCTGGTCTTTGTATCTGTCGGGTCAATACCTGTCGGTACCGGGCAGTGTCGGCTTTATTACCCTCTTTGGGGTGGCGGTACTGAACGGCGTGGTGCTGGTGGATGCCATCAATCAGCGGCTGGCGGGGGGCATGGCCACCGCCGAGGCGGTCCAGGCCGGGGCCTTGTCGAGGCTCAGGCCGGTGTTGATGACGGCCCTGACCTCGGCCCTTGGCCTTATTCCCATGCTGCTGGCCACCGGGGTGGGGGCGGAGATCCAAAAGCCCCTGGCCACCGTGGTGGTAGGGGGGCTGGTGTCGGCAACGGTGCTGACCCTGCTACTGCTGCCTGCCCTGTACCTGCTGTTGGCACCAAGGTCCCAATAAGCAAGAGCCCATAAAAAAGGCCGGACAATTGTCCGGCCTTTTGTTTGCGGGTGTTAATTGAAGCTCAGCGACCAGTAGTCCAGGTAACCGGTGTCCTGGCTGTAGCGGTCGGATACCTGGAGGGTCCAGGTGCCGCTGCTGTCGATACCGCTGGCGTTGACGCTGTAGGTTTCGTGGACATCGTCGGCGCTGTCAGAGCCGATGCTCTTGAGGCGAAAACTCTGGCCGTTGGGCGCCAGCAGATCGATCTGCAGATCGCCACGGTAGCTGTGCACTATATCCACCTGCACGGAGACGGTGCCGCTGTCGCCGCTGCGGTCCACGGCAATCACGCTTTGGATACCGGTGGTGTTGTTATCGGGGATATTGGTGTCGGTGCCGTTCTCGTAGCTACCTGGGGTAGTGCTGTCGGCGTCATAGCTACCGGTCAGGGTCAGCCCTGAATAGGCGCTATAGCCACGCAGCATCACATGGTAGGTACCGCTCTGGGGCGCACTGAAGCTGCAGCTTTCGCTGTTGCCGCTCTTATAGGGACGGCAGTCGTAGCTGCTGGAGGTGGGCGCGCTGCCAAAGCGCACGTACAGATCCGCATCACCGCTGCCACCACTGGTGTTGAACACCAGGTTGCTGGCGCCGGCCGGTACGTCCAGGGTCCAGAACTGTTCTGAGCCACTGGCACCGCTGATACCGGTTTCAGGTACGCCGTTGGTCAGCTCACCGCCCTCTGGAGGTGGGGTGCTGCCGCAGGAAGAATCGACCCCAACAGTGGTAAAGGCGGTTTGGACGTCGGCCACGCTGAAGCCAAGGTCGGTGGCGGCCTGAACCACGCCGCAGGCGGCGTCGTCATAGTCGGAGCTGGCATTCCAATACACCTGGTTGGCCAGGGCAAAGAGTTCGAACGCCTTGCGGGTGTCCCAACCGCTGCTGTTGGCGATGAGGTAGAAGGCGCGGTTATAGACGCCGGAGCTATAGTGCACATCCATACCGCTGTAGTAGTCGGAGGCATTGTCGATGGAGCTGCCGTCCCGGCTGGGTTGGTCCATGTAGCGCAGGGCCCCCGAGCCTTTGAAGATCTCGGCGCCCACCATCCAGTCGTTGCTGCCCTTCATGTAAAACTCGGCCGCTTCACCGGCCATGTCCGAGAAGGCCTCGTTGATACCGCCGCTCTGGCCGGAATAGATAAGGCCGGAGTTTTGTTCGGTAAAGCCGTGGGACACCTCGTGGGCAGATACGTCCAGGCTTACCAGGGGATAGAAGGTGGAGCCGCCGTCACCGAAGGTCATGGCGGAGCCGTCCCAGAAGGCATTCTCGTAGCTGTTGCCGTAGTGGACCCTCATGGTCAGCTTGAAGGTCAGGGGGGCGGTTTGCAGCCAGTCGGAATACATGTTGAAGATGACACCACCGAAGTAGTGGGCATCGTTCAGGGGGGCATAGGCACCGTTGACCGACTTGTAGGTGTTCTCAGGACAGGTGAACTGGAACACAGAACCGCCGGAGGTGCTGTTGTTCATGTTCACCGTGGTGACATTGGTGTTGTCCATGCGACAGTTGCTGTCCACGTCCAGGTAGCCAAAATCGGTGCCGTAAAAATACTGGCCGGTCTTTTGGTTACCACCAGGACCTGTGGCGTCTTGGAAGGCCAACTGATCCCAGCTTTTGAGCACCTCGCCGCTGTGGGCATCGATGATGGTCATGGGGCGGCGCGGCTCATCACCGCCAACAAACTGGTCTACCAGGTACACCAGATGGGCTTTTTGTTCCTCGTCCAGCCAGATAAAGAGGCTGGTTTTGCCGCGCTCCGGCGTTGCCAGGCCGTGATAGGCCACCGCCTTGGCCTGAGCCGCCTTCTCGTTGAAGGCCGGTTTCACGTCGGCCAAATCCCCTTCCAGGCCTTCCACATATTGACCGGTCAGGTTGTGGTAGATCCCCATGGTATCCATGTCGGCAGCCATGGACAGGCCGAAGACTTCCACGCCCATGAAGCGCTGTTTGATACGGGTTTTGACGATGCCGCCGCGCTTGATGACCTTTTTACGCAGCTCCTGGGTCTGGGGCAGTCCCAACATCTTGACCAGATCCTGGTCGGGTTTGAGGGCTTCGGCACGAGGACTGCCGGGTTTGATGTCGACAATGTTGGCGGCCATGGCCAAAGGCGCAAAGGCGGCCGTACTTAACACTGCTAGTGCAAGTTTATTCATGGACAAGTTCCTTGTTCGTTATAGGTATCGAGGTCCGGTCCTCCCTTAGATCGGACTCGTTACAACTAGATAACAAAAGCCTTTGCTGTCAACACTTGATTTAAAAATGAGCAAATGTATGGCTGCTTGAGCAGCTTTTGCCTGATCGTCTTTCTGGACAAAAAGCCGCCAAAAGCACAAAAAGCGGGGCTTGGGGCTAGGCAACCCGAGGGGCGCAATGGTAGGGTGCAGGTGTTGCGTAGGCAGGTTTGGTTTAAAGTCAATACAGGCGCAATATCAAGCCTTGCCTCTTTGTGTAAACAAAACTTTAAGCAAGGTGTGAAAATGCAAAAAGATGCCCTGAACAACGTCCACATCCGTGGCGAACAGGTTCTGGTAAGTCCCCTCGAACTGAAAGCCCAGATCCCCGTATCCTCAGCCTCCCTGGCCCGTATCGCCGATGCCCGCCAGGCCATTGCCGACATGATCCACGGCCGTGACGACCGGCTGCTGGTGGTCTGTGGCCCTTGCTCCATCCATGATCTGGAGGCTGCCAAAGCCTACGCAACCCGCCTTAAGGCCCTCCATGATCAGTATCAAGACCGCCTCTATATCGTGATGCGAGTTTATTTTGAGAAACCCCGTACCACAGTAGGCTGGAAGGGCCTGATCAACGACCCGCACCTGGACGGCAGTTTCGACCTGGAAACCGGGCTGCGCCTGGCCAGGGAGCTGCTGGTCTGGCTGGCGGACTTGGGTCTGCCGGTGGCCACAGAGGCGCTGGACCCCATCAGCCCCCAATACCTGGCTGACCTGTTTGCCTGGTCTGCCATAGGTGCCCGAACCACTGAATCCCAGACCCACAGGGAGATGGCCTCTGGCCTGTCCATGCCGGTGGGCTTCAAAAACGGCACAGACGGCAGTTTGTCAACGGCGGTCAACGCCTTGCAGGCCGCCTCCCAGCCCCATTGTTTTATGGGCATCAACCAGGGCGGTCAGGTGGCGGTATTGCAGACCGAAGGTAACCCGGACGGCCATGTGATATTGCGGGGCGGCGCCAAACCAAATTACGACGACGCGTCCGTAAAGGAAGCGTTACAAAACCTGCAAAAATCTGGCCTGAATGAAGCCATCATGGTGGACTGCTCCCACGCCAACTCCGGCAAGGACCATCGCCGCCAGCCGCTGGTGGCCCGTGAGGTATTGCACCAACGGCAGAACGGCCAAAAGGCGCTGATGGGGATGATGCTCGAGTCCAATCTGGTGGAAGGAGCCCAATCGGCAGGGCCCAGAGACAGTCTGGTTTACGGCCAGTCCATCACCGATGCCTGTATGGGTTGGGACACCACCGCCAACCTGCTGGCCGAGCTGTTCGAAGGCATGCAGGCCGTAGAGGAAGCCTGCTGATGCTGGACGACCTTCGTAGCCGTATCGACGAAGTGGACCAGGCGCTGCTGGAGTTGCTGGACCAGCGGCTGGCCTTGGTCCGGGAAGTGGGGGAGGTCAAGCGTGAGCATGGCCTGCCCATCTATGCCCCGGACCGGGAAGCGAGCATGCTGGCCAAGCGCCGGGCCGAAGCCGAGCAGCGGGGCCTGAGTCCCGACTTGATTGAAGACATACTGCGCCGCTGCATGCGCGAGTCCTACCAACAGGAAGTGGGGGCGGGCAGCAAATGCCTGCGCCCTGACCTTGGCAAGGTGGTGGTAGTGGGGGGTAAAGGCCGCCTTGGCAGCCGCTTTGTGCAGTACTTCGAGGCCTCAGGCTACCAGGTGGCGGCCCTGGACAAAGACGACTGGCAAGACGCCGACGCCTTGCTGGCCGGTGCCGGCCTGGTGGTGCTGAGCGTGCCCATAGACCAGACCCTGGCAGTGATAGAGGCGCTGCCGCCGCTGGCGGAGCAGTGCACCCTGGTGGATCTGACGTCCACCAAGAGCGCGCCTTTGGCGGCCATGCTGGCCAAGCACCCCGGGCCTGTGCTGGGACTGCACCCCATGTTCGGCCCGGACGTTTCCAGTTTTGCCAAGGAAGTGGTGGTCCACTGCCAGGGGCGAGGGGATAACGACTGGCTGATC
This window encodes:
- the tyrA gene encoding bifunctional chorismate mutase/prephenate dehydrogenase, which encodes MLDDLRSRIDEVDQALLELLDQRLALVREVGEVKREHGLPIYAPDREASMLAKRRAEAEQRGLSPDLIEDILRRCMRESYQQEVGAGSKCLRPDLGKVVVVGGKGRLGSRFVQYFEASGYQVAALDKDDWQDADALLAGAGLVVLSVPIDQTLAVIEALPPLAEQCTLVDLTSTKSAPLAAMLAKHPGPVLGLHPMFGPDVSSFAKEVVVHCQGRGDNDWLIAQMGLWGVKAVAVDPAEHDKAMGFIQALRHFTSFTFGMHLKEEGADLEQLLAMSSPIYRLELAMVGRLFAQSPELYADIILSNKGHLDLIKRFQARLGQVIALLEEGDRASFVAKFGDVAQYFGPLAKSFLRESQLLLAQSKDNRRS